tttgatgaaatcatacatgaaattcagcattctctctctagcgcaattctccactctctaggtactatacctttcatcAATGTTCATTGCAACAAAGCAAATGAGAAAGGTGCACCTGAATACAAACACCTAATTACAATCCATTGTGGGTATTCAAAAGGGCCTATGAAAGTTGAAGATAAAGTGAAAAGGCTGAGTTTAAGTGAGAAGAAACTCAAAAGTGCTTTTGAATCTCTTGGAGCAGACCTCTTTAGGTGCGTATCAAACttatatagcatgtttggatcaagtTTTTTCCCCACATAATCAATCCTAGCAATTAAAAGCTATTCATATAAGCTTCATCCCATAATTAGTTCTGCCTTTGGAATCATTTACTTGAAGATTAATGTAGTTGAAGAGATGCTCAGCATCTGATTTGATATTCATTATTATGCTTTTCAGGTTCACACAAAAGAATATCCTCAGAGTTTATCCTAAAGGAGAGCGTGTCAAATCGTCAAATTTTAAACCACATTTAGGGTGGATGTATGGAGCTCAGATGGTGGCATTCAATATGCTGGTTAGAAAGTTAAGACCAATCCACGAAAAATAAGTTTCATCTTTCAGTTTTTCTTTAATGTATTGTGGTGCAATCTTGTATTCATCATAAGATATTGTTGAGTCATACTTATATACATGTGAAAGTAGGAATAAAAACCTTTTAGGCtttcttttttttgataaataatGTGTTTGATTCTGCGGTAGGACGCCTCATAATCCCTTTGGGGAAGAAGCTATCAAGTGTAGCTTCTGGATTTTGGACTTACCGTGCTTTGGAATATGTACTCACTGCTCATCTAAACACCCTAGAATAATCTTTCAGGCATataacttttgttttcttttgatagGGGTACGACAAATCACCTTGGTATCAGCAGGGGATGTTCAGAGCAAATGGAGGATGTGGTTATGTGAAAAAGCCTAACTTTCTGATGGggaattgtaacaccccgatttcggtggcgtcactttagtaaccaaagtaaacttaatgcggaaaaacgtaaatattttttttttcgataataactaagacaagactgaattaaataaaacccaacagtaacgataaacagaactaatatacaatacatataacattctccgctgtaagtagcgacctcgtcacgagtgacctctagtgacggaaagtagaaaagtgtaacgcccataggcaaaatgtacaatccccaaaatgttaggtcaagtgtcagcaacacaagccctcaaaaataagaataagtcagagctaggacactaacacccaaccttaatagactctaatcacccatcccccatacttccatcatcgactcccatctggtcatgcatgaagtccgggtccacgtcggaggctcaatagtagtcatttcgctccgggtcttccccgaacgacgaggaatcacggaagaatcccccaacgacatctgacaaaaagggcatacatagccccccaaacacaggtagcacgtgcaagggtcaacttacggaatataggatagagaatacaagacaccagacaaagtataaggggtatatatatatatatgttgtctacatACATATACGTTCTgaattgtctaccctaaggtttaaacatagcatgttatcaaatctctagtacaattccatcatcaaagcacataacgatatctatcaacatctactcatgaaaacacataacgatgtttatcaacatcaactcatcaaaacacataacgatgtttatcaacatcaactcatcaaaacacataacgatacaattagagtgcatgatatgtcaatgcaacgtcactctcgacggttccagaaagaataggctgggcacgtttgagtcggtcctaacactggcattgtgtcgaccataaccccggagtgtcacttacaaccttgacatagccggatcagtcctaaccctgcgggtcgacttttccctccgctatgcccgacaatcaacaggtcgatcctaacctcacggtcgatcatatcccccgtcgatgtccgaattacccgaaggtataaactgtacccgaaggcataaactgtacccgaaggcataaactatacccgaaggcataaacggtacccgaaggtataaactgtacccgaaggcataaactgtacccgaaggcataaactgtacccgaaggcataaactgtacccgaaggcataaacggtacccgaaggtataaattGTATCTcctgatgatctccaaatcatccgactcatctctatccgatggtcaacactgctcaacgagcaaagagcatcaacatgctcggaaactacccgtttcccggcttatctctcagatagcccaacaacacaactgctcccagagcacaagagtatcaacatactcaaaacctctcaatatctcaacacttggatccgacgacacttctcgttttccaaaactaagattcgactcctaagcttccttcgagattattatcattacttaaagatttagaggttgtttaaggtcttatgagttttcttcacaaaataatatccttttagcattatcgcaattcttataagttctcgggatctccaa
This portion of the Lotus japonicus ecotype B-129 chromosome 3, LjGifu_v1.2 genome encodes:
- the LOC130744479 gene encoding uncharacterized protein LOC130744479, which codes for MSVDAVGRQGLSPLQKCTAAIRMLAYGSPADSVDEYVRIGESTAIECLKNFVEGSNNDITVLNQSPVFNEVLRGAAPMVKFRVNETMYHMGYYLADGATGNAEANNEGTIPFINVHCNKANEKGAPEYKHLITIHCGYSKGPMKVEDKVKRLSLSEKKLKSAFESLGADLFRFTQKNILRVYPKGERVKSSNFKPHLGWMYGAQMVAFNMLGYDKSPWYQQGMFRANGGCGYVKKPNFLMGNCNTPISESSK